Proteins encoded within one genomic window of Candidatus Nanopelagicales bacterium:
- a CDS encoding HlyC/CorC family transporter yields the protein MSEVLASVVVIIAFSIIGGFFAAAETALVTLRESQISRLATTKGKRGARLATLTANPNRFLAAVQVGVTLTGFISAGYGSARIVPYVSPLFVDLGLSTGIAETLSFLLVTMLIAYISLVLGELVPKRIALQRTESVALTLTTPVDWLARISRPFIWLLSVSTNVFVRLLGLDPDANKTAMTNEELRRLVASHSGFSDTERAMIDDIFDVADRELREVMVPRTEVDFLEDSTPVATVAQHVIQLPHSRYPIIHGSADDVIGFVHVRDVLNPAVVRSNLRVEKLAREVARFPWSKRVLPALQTMRDEHQHMAIVVDEFGGTAGIVTLEDLVEELVGDIRDEYDEDAIGDRNAPGFTTEIDVDGLDNLDDFLDSTGIHLPDGPYETVAGYVMSVLGRLPEVGDIVAGPGCQLVVADLDGLRAARIRVRPAAPRSPAQSPTETDSPQDPVRE from the coding sequence CGGCTTCTTTGCCGCTGCGGAGACCGCGCTCGTCACCTTGCGAGAGAGTCAGATCAGCCGGTTGGCGACCACCAAAGGCAAACGCGGTGCACGCCTGGCAACACTGACCGCCAATCCCAACCGCTTCCTCGCGGCAGTGCAAGTGGGGGTGACGCTCACCGGGTTCATCTCGGCCGGCTACGGGTCCGCCCGAATCGTGCCCTACGTCAGTCCGTTGTTTGTGGACCTCGGACTCTCCACGGGCATTGCCGAGACGTTGTCGTTCCTGCTGGTGACGATGCTGATCGCCTACATCTCCCTGGTGTTGGGGGAGTTGGTCCCCAAGCGGATTGCTCTGCAACGGACTGAGTCCGTCGCGCTCACGTTGACCACGCCGGTCGACTGGTTGGCACGAATCTCGCGACCGTTCATCTGGTTGCTGTCGGTTTCCACAAACGTGTTCGTTCGGCTCCTTGGCTTGGATCCGGATGCGAACAAGACGGCCATGACAAACGAGGAGTTGCGGCGACTCGTAGCGTCGCACTCGGGCTTTTCCGACACTGAACGGGCGATGATCGACGACATCTTCGACGTCGCCGACCGAGAGTTGCGGGAGGTGATGGTGCCTCGGACCGAGGTGGACTTTCTGGAAGACTCAACACCGGTCGCAACAGTCGCACAGCACGTCATCCAATTGCCGCACTCGCGTTATCCGATCATCCACGGTTCGGCCGACGACGTGATCGGTTTCGTTCACGTTCGCGACGTCCTCAACCCGGCCGTGGTGCGTAGCAATCTGCGAGTGGAGAAGCTGGCGCGTGAGGTGGCGCGCTTCCCGTGGAGTAAGCGGGTTTTGCCAGCGCTGCAGACGATGCGCGACGAGCATCAGCACATGGCAATCGTCGTCGACGAATTCGGTGGCACCGCCGGGATCGTCACCCTGGAGGATCTGGTCGAGGAGCTAGTCGGCGATATTCGCGACGAGTACGACGAGGACGCGATCGGCGACCGGAACGCGCCGGGGTTCACGACGGAGATTGACGTGGACGGCTTGGACAACCTCGATGATTTCCTCGACAGCACAGGCATCCATTTGCCCGATGGCCCCTACGAGACAGTCGCTGGCTACGTGATGTCCGTCCTGGGCCGGTTACCGGAGGTAGGTGACATCGTGGCCGGTCCGGGCTGCCAGTTGGTAGTTGCGGACCTCGACGGACTGCGTGCCGCACGAATCCGCGTCCGACCAGCTGCGCCCCGCAGCCCGGCACAATCGCCGACCGAAACAGATTCACCGCAGGACCCGGTGCGAGAATGA
- the trpS gene encoding tryptophan--tRNA ligase — MFKPASDRVLSGIQPTADSFHIGNYLGALRYWVDLQNTHDAFYCVVDQHAITVEHDPALLRARTLGSYAQLIAAGVDPKRATLFVQSHVPEHAQLAWVLSCITGYGEAARMTQFKDKSGREGAGATTVGLFTYPVLQAADILVYQAAGVPVGEDQRQHLELTRDLAGRFNSRFGQTFVVPAPLIVKDTAKILDLQDPTAKMSKSLPAGCVALLDPPGQIAKKIKSAVTDSETEIRFDSVNKPGVSNLLSIQSAFTGESVADLEAHYQGRMYGHLKVEVAEVVADFAVGYQQRTAELLDDRAELERLMADGAIRARGIASATIKDVYDKVGFVPFVA; from the coding sequence ATGTTCAAACCGGCCAGCGACCGCGTCCTGTCAGGAATCCAACCGACTGCCGATTCCTTCCATATCGGCAATTATCTGGGTGCGTTGCGGTACTGGGTTGATCTGCAAAATACCCACGATGCCTTCTATTGCGTGGTCGATCAGCACGCGATCACGGTTGAGCACGACCCCGCGTTGCTGCGCGCACGAACGCTGGGTTCCTACGCGCAGTTGATCGCGGCTGGAGTCGATCCGAAGCGGGCGACGCTGTTTGTGCAGAGCCACGTACCCGAACACGCGCAGTTGGCCTGGGTCCTCAGTTGCATCACCGGCTACGGCGAGGCGGCGCGGATGACCCAGTTCAAGGACAAGTCCGGCCGCGAAGGTGCGGGCGCCACAACCGTGGGCCTGTTCACCTACCCGGTTCTGCAGGCGGCGGACATCCTCGTTTACCAGGCCGCCGGCGTCCCGGTTGGCGAAGACCAACGCCAGCACTTGGAGTTGACCCGCGATCTGGCAGGACGATTCAATTCCCGCTTTGGCCAAACCTTCGTTGTTCCTGCGCCGCTCATCGTCAAGGACACTGCCAAAATCCTCGATCTGCAGGACCCGACCGCCAAGATGAGCAAGTCGCTGCCAGCAGGTTGTGTAGCCCTGCTTGACCCCCCGGGGCAGATCGCCAAGAAGATCAAGTCGGCAGTTACCGACAGCGAAACCGAGATCCGGTTCGACTCCGTGAACAAGCCGGGTGTATCCAACCTGCTGTCGATCCAGTCGGCGTTCACCGGGGAGTCCGTGGCCGATCTTGAGGCGCACTACCAAGGACGCATGTACGGCCATCTCAAAGTGGAAGTCGCCGAGGTGGTCGCCGACTTTGCTGTGGGGTACCAGCAACGAACCGCCGAACTCCTCGACGATCGCGCTGAGCTTGAGCGATTGATGGCTGACGGCGCGATCCGTGCTCGAGGTATCGCTTCGGCGACCATCAAGGACGTCTACGACAAGGTCGGCTTCGTTCCGTTTGTAGCCTGA
- a CDS encoding D-alanyl-D-alanine carboxypeptidase, which yields MSTRDFRLRRAVVIVAATAVAFAAGIGPAVATAPAASPKPTPSEAPVRVNLQPGAQPVPNIKAASWIMADANTGEILAAKDESRARPPASTLKTLTAFTIIPRLPGTTRYVGRKQDETAEGAHVGVVAGTTYTVNDLMYGMLLPSGNDAASALANANGGWGPTLEQMNAEARRLQANNTVAKTPSGLDEPGQLSSAMDLATIFRAGMQLPEFRQYLAVKSAQFPQPVKTGKRSPGTRTIYSENRLLLHNFAGIEAGKTGYTTNAGRTFVAQATRGNRTLIIALMVITSPTETAARKLFNWGFANADRVTPIGSLPEPLAGAPAVDAGTATATQSADLARANSTFDKSANPLTTPGRIAALTLAGLVVLALAITLLVARRNRRRANQATNGTKPTLS from the coding sequence ATGAGCACACGTGACTTTCGGCTGCGCCGCGCCGTCGTGATCGTAGCTGCGACAGCGGTCGCATTCGCGGCCGGAATCGGTCCGGCTGTGGCCACGGCTCCGGCAGCATCACCTAAACCGACACCCAGCGAAGCCCCGGTCCGAGTGAACCTGCAGCCGGGCGCCCAGCCTGTCCCGAACATCAAAGCAGCCTCGTGGATCATGGCCGATGCGAACACCGGCGAGATCCTCGCGGCCAAGGATGAAAGTAGGGCGAGACCACCCGCCAGCACGCTCAAGACTCTGACCGCGTTCACCATCATCCCCCGCCTGCCGGGCACCACCAGGTATGTGGGCCGCAAGCAAGACGAGACTGCCGAAGGTGCCCACGTGGGCGTCGTGGCTGGCACGACCTACACCGTCAACGATTTGATGTACGGCATGCTGCTTCCGTCTGGGAACGACGCGGCGAGTGCGCTGGCAAACGCCAACGGTGGCTGGGGTCCGACGCTTGAACAGATGAACGCCGAGGCCCGCCGGCTGCAAGCGAACAACACCGTCGCCAAGACCCCGAGTGGACTCGACGAGCCCGGCCAGTTGAGCTCGGCGATGGACCTCGCCACCATCTTCCGCGCGGGAATGCAATTGCCAGAGTTCCGGCAGTACTTGGCCGTCAAGTCCGCGCAGTTCCCGCAACCGGTAAAGACGGGAAAGAGGTCCCCAGGCACCAGAACCATCTACAGCGAGAACCGCCTGCTGTTGCACAACTTTGCCGGCATCGAGGCAGGCAAGACCGGTTACACCACCAACGCGGGACGAACGTTTGTGGCACAGGCAACCCGTGGCAATCGAACCCTGATCATCGCGCTGATGGTCATCACCTCACCAACCGAGACCGCTGCGAGGAAGCTCTTCAACTGGGGCTTCGCCAATGCCGACCGAGTCACGCCGATCGGCAGCCTGCCCGAACCGCTCGCAGGCGCGCCCGCAGTCGACGCGGGCACAGCAACTGCCACACAGTCGGCCGACCTTGCGCGGGCGAATTCAACGTTCGACAAGTCAGCCAACCCCCTCACGACCCCGGGCAGAATTGCCGCCCTCACCCTCGCTGGACTCGTGGTTCTCGCATTAGCGATCACGCTGCTTGTGGCGCGAAGGAATCGTCGGCGGGCGAATCAGGCTACAAACGGAACGAAGCCGACCTTGTCGTAG
- a CDS encoding SRPBCC family protein, which produces MTAHLVESITIAKPALTVFDTVHDYRIRTQWDTLLRRAYTVGGARPARDVVTTCVAHWYLGGLAFTTRYVTFNRPNLAAVTLVTPYFIFQNWSASIRHRDRPIAGSAAPSSELVYTLTLRCRPAALARPLEFVAIRLFRTETRRRLRALKRYLEAS; this is translated from the coding sequence ATGACGGCCCATCTGGTTGAGTCGATCACTATCGCAAAGCCTGCCCTCACGGTGTTCGACACGGTCCACGACTATCGGATCCGGACGCAGTGGGACACGTTGCTGCGGCGTGCCTACACGGTCGGCGGAGCGCGCCCGGCGCGCGACGTCGTCACAACCTGCGTGGCCCACTGGTATCTGGGCGGCTTGGCGTTCACCACGCGCTACGTGACCTTCAACCGGCCCAACCTCGCGGCGGTAACGCTGGTCACGCCCTACTTCATCTTCCAGAACTGGTCAGCATCGATCCGGCACCGCGACCGCCCCATCGCTGGGTCTGCTGCCCCAAGCAGCGAGCTGGTCTACACACTCACGTTGAGGTGCAGACCAGCTGCACTCGCCAGACCGCTGGAGTTCGTCGCGATCCGTTTGTTCCGAACTGAAACTCGCCGCCGACTCAGAGCGTTGAAGCGGTATCTGGAAGCCAGTTAG
- a CDS encoding succinate dehydrogenase iron-sulfur subunit has translation MSATTATPTADAPVATDVRIKVLRFDPESGDAAYWQEFTVACFPTDRVLTALEKIKGEQDGSLTFRRSCGHGICGSDAMRINGRNRLACKTLIKDLNTKKPITVEAIKGLPQEKDLVVDMEPFFDAYREVMPFLVTDGHPPTKEWIQSADERASFDDTTKCILCAACTSACPVFWNDGQYFGPQAIVGAHRFIFDSRDKGRDERLEILNSQEGVWRCRTIFNCTEACPRGIEVTKAIQEVKRALIRGTG, from the coding sequence ATGAGTGCAACCACAGCTACCCCTACCGCCGATGCCCCCGTCGCGACCGATGTGCGCATCAAAGTGCTGCGCTTCGATCCAGAGAGCGGCGACGCCGCGTACTGGCAAGAGTTCACCGTCGCGTGCTTCCCGACTGACCGTGTCCTGACCGCCCTGGAAAAGATCAAGGGCGAGCAGGATGGCAGCCTGACCTTCCGCCGCTCCTGCGGCCACGGCATCTGTGGCTCCGACGCCATGCGCATCAACGGTCGCAATCGCCTCGCATGCAAGACCCTCATCAAGGATCTGAACACCAAGAAGCCGATCACCGTCGAGGCAATCAAGGGTCTGCCGCAGGAGAAAGACCTGGTGGTGGACATGGAGCCGTTCTTCGATGCTTATCGCGAGGTCATGCCATTCCTGGTCACCGACGGCCATCCTCCGACCAAGGAGTGGATCCAATCCGCTGACGAGCGCGCATCCTTCGACGACACCACCAAGTGCATCCTCTGCGCCGCCTGTACATCCGCGTGCCCGGTGTTCTGGAACGACGGCCAGTACTTCGGACCGCAGGCAATCGTCGGCGCGCACCGGTTCATCTTTGACAGCCGCGACAAGGGCCGTGACGAGCGCCTTGAGATCCTCAACTCGCAAGAGGGTGTGTGGCGCTGTCGCACGATCTTCAACTGCACCGAGGCGTGCCCACGTGGTATCGAGGTCACCAAGGCGATCCAAGAAGTCAAGCGCGCACTGATCCGCGGCACCGGCTGA
- a CDS encoding succinate dehydrogenase flavoprotein subunit, protein MQTHRYDVVIVGAGGAGMRAALESGPRARTAVLTKLYPTRSHTGAAQGGMCAALANVEEDNWEWHTFDTIKGGDYLVDQDAAEIMCKEAIDAVIDLENMGLPFNRTPEGRIDQRRFGGHTRNHGEAAVRRACYAADRTGHMILQTLYQNCIKEGIEFYNEFYVLDLLLDHSDGEPRAAGVVAYELATGEIHVFSAKSVVFATGGFGKVFKTTSNAHTLTGDGMAIVYRQGLPLEDMEFYQFHPTGLAGLGVLLTEGARGEGGILRNVDGERFMERYAPTIKDLAPRDMVSRAMVQEVREGRGAGPHKDYVYLDLTHLPAEQIEEKLPDITEFSRTYLGVDPITELVPVFPTAHYAMGGIPTNVETEVLRDNEHVVPGLYAAGECACVSVHGSNRLGTNSLLDINVFGRRAGTAAAEYSATVDAPPLPEDPAGRVTELIENLRDSDGSERTSEIRRAMQETMDMNAQVYRNDETLTQALSDVKELQARYKNVSIQDMGRRYNTDLLEAIELGFLLDLAETLVLGALARKESRGGHAREDYQTRDDENFMVHTMAYREPDSEEVRLDYKPVIVTRYQPMERKY, encoded by the coding sequence ATGCAGACCCATCGCTACGACGTTGTCATTGTGGGTGCCGGCGGCGCCGGGATGCGTGCGGCCCTGGAGTCGGGACCCCGCGCCCGGACCGCTGTGCTCACCAAGCTCTACCCGACTCGGTCGCACACCGGCGCGGCACAGGGTGGCATGTGTGCGGCACTGGCCAACGTCGAGGAAGACAACTGGGAATGGCACACCTTCGACACGATCAAGGGCGGTGACTACCTCGTCGACCAGGACGCGGCCGAGATCATGTGTAAGGAGGCCATCGACGCGGTCATCGACCTGGAGAACATGGGATTGCCGTTCAATCGGACCCCAGAGGGCCGGATCGACCAGCGCCGATTCGGTGGCCACACCCGCAATCACGGCGAGGCGGCCGTTCGACGGGCCTGTTACGCCGCAGATCGCACCGGCCACATGATCTTGCAGACCCTCTACCAAAACTGCATCAAAGAGGGCATCGAGTTCTACAACGAGTTCTACGTGCTTGACCTGCTGCTCGACCATTCCGATGGCGAGCCCCGAGCGGCTGGCGTTGTCGCCTACGAGTTGGCAACCGGCGAGATCCACGTGTTCTCCGCCAAGTCAGTCGTCTTCGCCACTGGCGGCTTCGGCAAGGTCTTCAAGACGACCTCAAATGCGCACACGCTGACCGGCGACGGCATGGCGATCGTCTACCGCCAAGGCCTGCCACTCGAGGACATGGAGTTCTACCAGTTCCACCCGACCGGTCTGGCCGGCTTAGGGGTGCTGCTCACTGAAGGTGCCCGCGGCGAGGGCGGCATCTTGCGTAACGTCGATGGCGAGCGGTTCATGGAGCGCTACGCACCGACAATCAAGGACCTTGCCCCCCGCGACATGGTGTCCCGCGCGATGGTGCAGGAAGTCCGCGAAGGCCGAGGGGCGGGGCCACACAAGGACTACGTGTACCTCGACCTCACGCACCTGCCGGCCGAACAAATCGAAGAGAAGCTCCCCGACATCACGGAGTTCTCACGCACCTACCTGGGCGTCGACCCGATCACGGAATTGGTTCCGGTATTCCCGACTGCCCACTACGCGATGGGCGGCATCCCGACGAACGTCGAGACCGAGGTACTGCGCGACAACGAGCACGTCGTCCCTGGTCTCTACGCTGCGGGCGAGTGTGCATGCGTCTCGGTCCACGGCTCCAACCGGTTGGGCACCAACTCCCTGCTCGACATCAACGTCTTCGGACGTCGGGCCGGAACAGCGGCAGCGGAGTACTCGGCGACCGTCGACGCTCCCCCGCTACCCGAGGATCCCGCCGGTCGGGTCACGGAACTGATCGAGAATCTGCGCGATTCAGATGGCTCCGAACGCACCTCCGAGATCCGGCGCGCGATGCAAGAGACGATGGACATGAATGCGCAGGTCTATCGCAACGACGAGACCCTCACCCAGGCGCTGTCTGACGTCAAGGAACTGCAAGCGCGGTACAAGAACGTATCGATCCAGGACATGGGCCGCCGCTACAACACCGACCTGCTTGAGGCGATCGAACTCGGTTTCCTGCTCGACTTGGCCGAGACCCTGGTTCTCGGCGCCCTGGCACGCAAGGAATCCCGCGGCGGCCACGCCCGGGAGGACTACCAAACCCGCGACGACGAGAACTTCATGGTTCACACGATGGCCTACCGCGAGCCGGACTCCGAAGAGGTTCGACTGGACTACAAACCCGTCATCGTCACCAGGTATCAGCCGATGGAGCGGAAGTACTGA
- a CDS encoding succinate dehydrogenase hydrophobic membrane anchor subunit, with protein sequence MSAPTLDKPRSKRQLSRGNFELYSWMFMRVSAIILIFLVLGHLFIMNILDGGVHRINFAFVAGRWSSPFWQMWDLTMLWLAMLHGGNGLRTVINDYASRPGTRVTLKVLLYVATVLTIALGSMVIFTFDPSIG encoded by the coding sequence ATGAGCGCGCCAACTCTGGACAAGCCCCGCAGCAAGCGGCAACTGAGCCGTGGCAACTTCGAGCTCTACTCATGGATGTTCATGCGGGTGTCCGCAATCATCCTGATCTTCTTGGTCCTCGGCCACCTGTTCATCATGAATATCCTCGACGGCGGCGTGCACCGGATCAACTTCGCATTCGTCGCCGGCCGCTGGTCGAGCCCGTTCTGGCAGATGTGGGACCTGACGATGCTGTGGTTAGCGATGCTCCACGGTGGCAACGGTTTGCGCACGGTCATCAACGATTACGCCAGTCGCCCGGGCACGCGCGTCACACTGAAGGTCTTGCTCTACGTCGCCACAGTCCTGACCATCGCCCTCGGCTCGATGGTGATCTTCACGTTCGATCCGAGCATCGGTTAA
- the sdhC gene encoding succinate dehydrogenase, cytochrome b556 subunit: MSEAQVAKSATGTLYRGRDGMWSWVAHRITGVLVFFFLLVHVLDTALVRVSPETYNTVIASYKTPIVNLLEVGLVGAVLYHALNGLRIILIDFWSKGPRYQKVMLWSLVGVWVVVMLPGVYFMLQRTVESMFGSAA, from the coding sequence ATGTCGGAGGCGCAGGTGGCAAAGTCCGCTACCGGAACGCTTTACCGCGGCCGCGATGGAATGTGGTCGTGGGTCGCGCACCGGATCACCGGTGTGCTGGTCTTCTTCTTCCTGTTGGTTCACGTCCTGGATACCGCGTTGGTGCGAGTGTCCCCAGAGACCTACAACACGGTTATCGCGTCCTATAAGACCCCGATCGTCAACCTGCTTGAGGTAGGCCTGGTCGGCGCGGTTCTGTACCACGCCCTCAACGGGCTCCGGATCATCCTGATTGACTTCTGGAGCAAGGGTCCCCGCTACCAAAAGGTCATGCTGTGGAGCCTGGTCGGAGTCTGGGTGGTTGTCATGCTTCCCGGTGTGTATTTCATGCTGCAACGCACGGTTGAGTCGATGTTTGGAAGTGCCGCATGA
- a CDS encoding methylmalonyl-CoA mutase — protein sequence MASSTESGLPFEPVYGPEVLADWDPAVELGQPGEFPFTRGVYPTMYTGRPWTMRQYAGFGTAAESNRRYHELIDAGTNGLSVAFDLPTQMGYDSDHKLASGEVGKVGVAIDSVEDMSVLFGGIPLDKVSTSMTINAPAATLLLMYQLVGEENGIPGSALTGTIQNDVLKEYIARGTYIYPPAASLRLITDIFKYCKTEIPKWNTISISGYHMAEAGATPAQEIAFTLADGIEYVQAAIDSGQHVDEFAPRLAFFFVSRTSFLEEVAKFRAARRIWARVMKERFGAKNPKSMMLRFHTQTAGVQLTAQQPEVNLVRVAVQGLAAVMGGTQSLHTNSFDEAIALPTQKAARLALRTQQVLAYETDVTKTVDPFAGSYVVESLTDEVEAAALDLMTRVEDLGGAVAAIERGFQKSEIERSAYDIAKEIDGGERTVVGVNRFTVDEEDKYVPLRVDPAIEAEQVKRLELLRAERDNGEVTNQLDALRRAAEGEDNCLYPMKAALAARATGGEVADALRGVWGHYEPADTF from the coding sequence ATGGCGTCTTCCACCGAATCAGGTCTGCCGTTTGAGCCGGTCTATGGGCCCGAGGTCCTCGCGGATTGGGATCCGGCGGTGGAGTTAGGCCAGCCCGGTGAGTTCCCATTTACCCGCGGCGTTTACCCCACGATGTACACCGGCCGACCCTGGACGATGCGGCAGTACGCCGGATTCGGAACGGCGGCTGAGTCGAACCGCCGCTATCACGAGTTGATCGATGCTGGCACCAACGGCCTGAGCGTGGCCTTCGACCTGCCGACCCAGATGGGCTACGACTCTGACCACAAACTCGCCAGCGGGGAGGTGGGCAAGGTCGGCGTTGCGATTGACTCCGTCGAGGACATGAGCGTGCTTTTCGGTGGGATCCCGCTGGACAAGGTCTCGACTTCCATGACCATCAATGCGCCCGCCGCGACGTTGCTGCTCATGTACCAACTCGTCGGTGAGGAGAACGGCATCCCGGGCTCGGCGTTGACCGGAACGATTCAGAATGACGTGCTCAAGGAATACATCGCGCGTGGTACCTACATCTATCCGCCGGCGGCATCACTGCGGCTGATCACCGACATCTTCAAGTACTGCAAGACCGAGATCCCCAAGTGGAACACCATCTCGATCTCCGGGTATCACATGGCTGAGGCCGGCGCGACCCCTGCGCAGGAGATCGCCTTCACCCTGGCCGACGGCATCGAGTACGTGCAGGCGGCTATCGATTCAGGCCAACACGTCGACGAGTTCGCGCCACGGTTGGCCTTCTTCTTCGTCTCGCGGACGAGCTTCCTGGAAGAGGTTGCCAAGTTCCGCGCAGCCCGCAGAATCTGGGCGCGGGTCATGAAGGAGCGGTTCGGTGCCAAGAACCCGAAGTCGATGATGCTGCGATTCCACACCCAGACTGCCGGGGTGCAACTGACGGCTCAACAGCCAGAGGTGAACCTTGTACGCGTCGCCGTGCAGGGCCTGGCGGCGGTCATGGGTGGTACCCAGTCGCTACATACCAACTCCTTTGACGAGGCCATCGCGCTACCCACGCAGAAGGCTGCCCGGTTGGCCTTGCGTACCCAGCAGGTTCTCGCTTACGAGACCGACGTCACCAAAACGGTCGATCCGTTCGCGGGCTCGTACGTCGTGGAGTCACTGACCGACGAGGTTGAGGCGGCAGCGCTGGACTTGATGACGCGAGTGGAGGATCTGGGCGGAGCGGTCGCTGCGATCGAACGCGGCTTCCAGAAGAGCGAAATCGAGCGTTCCGCCTACGACATTGCCAAGGAGATTGATGGCGGTGAGCGCACGGTCGTCGGCGTCAATCGATTCACGGTGGATGAGGAAGACAAGTACGTGCCGCTGCGGGTCGATCCGGCGATCGAGGCCGAACAGGTGAAGCGTCTTGAGTTGCTCCGTGCCGAGCGTGACAACGGTGAGGTCACCAACCAGCTGGACGCTCTCCGGCGCGCGGCCGAGGGCGAGGACAACTGCCTTTACCCGATGAAGGC